The Kluyveromyces lactis strain NRRL Y-1140 chromosome D complete sequence genome has a window encoding:
- the RET2 gene encoding coatomer subunit delta (similar to uniprot|P43621 Saccharomyces cerevisiae YFR051C RET2 Delta subunit of the coatomer complex (COPI) which coats Golgi-derived transport vesicles involved in retrograde transport between Golgi and ER), translating to MVVLAVSITTRKGKPLLSRQFRDITKDRVMELLSNFQTLVANSSKQHTFVEDEHVRYVYKPFDDYYIILITNLHSNIIQDMDTLNIFVQTVDSTLKGLSEEDVFDSAFDILNSFDEIITMGYKENLSLTQIKTFLAMESHEERIQEIIERNKEFEAAEERKRRAKEISRKEQARKLGIPDTQEFTGIHGGVMNKAYDSYYSHASSAAQQSHMHTQSNQGIQQQNLAPQQQQQQQYANREPLGGKGLQVNGPRRGVERPIKNVERQSLSVQTATLPEEEKPINNGILISVKETINAEISRDGAIMGSELKGVLELRVNNPDLAHAKLCLGTDVNVKDKTYQFKTHPNVDKAGFLTNKTIGLRDPNKPFPSNDQSLGVLRWRKVKGADEHDLIPLEISTWLSPSSETDNAIDVTFEYEVNSDYEGTIDELRFLIPVFTDTVFIKDDLNEANAIVEAIDESQGIIIKVDPIESGQSSVFSVTVQAAYEDALFPIEVALKNSNAKPLSNLNIASVVSAADDTELPFDTVSTLKSEQYVVV from the coding sequence ATGGTTGTACTAGCGGTTTCTATCACTACTCGTAAGGGTAAGCCTTTATTGTCTAGACAATTCAGAGATATCACGAAAGATCGTGTTATGGAATTGTTGTCGAATTTCCAGACTTTAGTTGCCAATTCCTCAAAGCAGCACActtttgttgaagatgaacatGTCAGATATGTTTACAAGCCATTTGATGATTACTATATTATTTTGATTACGAATCTTCATTCCAATATAATCCAGGATATGGACACGTTGAACATTTTTGTGCAAACGGTTGATTCTACTCTGAAGGGTCTAAGTGAGGAAGATGTTTTCGATAGTGCGTTCGATATCTTGAACTCATTCGATGAAATCATTACTATGGGCTACAAGGAGAATCTATCTTTAACTCAGATTAAGACCTTCTTAGCAATGGAATCTCATGAGGAAAGAATACAGGAAATTATTGAACGTAATAAGGAATTCGAAGCAGcggaagaaagaaagcGTAGGGCAAAAGAGATTTCGAGAAAGGAACAAGCAAGAAAATTGGGTATTCCGGACACTCAGGAATTCACCGGTATCCATGGTGGTGTTATGAACAAGGCGTATGACAGTTACTACAGCCATGCTTCATCCGCGGCTCAACAGTCACACATGCACACGCAATCTAATCAAGGTATTCAACAACAGAATTTAGCACcacagcaacaacagcaacagcagtATGCAAACCGTGAGCCTTTGGGTGGTAAAGGTTTGCAAGTCAATGGGCCAAGAAGAGGCGTTGAAAGACCGATCAAGAACGTGGAAAGACAATCATTATCAGTTCAAACAGCAACTCTGcctgaagaagaaaagcCTATCAACAATGGTATTTTAATTAGCGTAAAAGAAACTATTAACGCTGAAATTTCCCGTGATGGTGCTATCATGGGCTCAGAGTTAAAGGGTGTGTTAGAATTACGTGTTAATAACCCTGATCTTGCACATGCCAAACTATGTCTCGGTACAGACGTCAATGTCAAGGACAAAACGTATCAATTCAAAACCCATCCAAATGTGGACAAGGCTGGTTTCTTAACTAACAAAACGATCGGGCTAAGAGATCCTAACAAACCATTCCCATCCAATGATCAAAGTTTGGGTGTGCTAAGATGGCGTAAGGTTAAGGGTGCTGATGAACATGATTTGATCCCATTAGAAATTTCAACATGGTTGTCTCCATCTTCAGAAACGGATAATGCCATTGATGTTACTTTTGAATATGAAGTCAACAGTGATTACGAAGGAACTATCGATGAATTACGCTTCTTGATTCCTGTCTTCACCGATACTGTATTCATCAAAGATGATCTAAACGAGGCTAATGCAATCGTAGAGGCCATTGACGAGTCCCAAGGTATTATCATTAAGGTGGACCCAATTGAATCCGGTCAGTCAAGCGTATTCAGTGTTACTGTCCAAGCTGCTTATGAAGATGCGTTATTCCCTATCGAAGTTGCTTTAAAGAACAGCAATGCCAAACCATTGTCTAACCTAAATATTGCTTCTGTTGTATCTGCCGCAGATGACACTGAACTACCATTCGACACCGTATCTACCTTGAAGAGTGAACAATATGTCGTAGTGTAA
- the ZIP2 gene encoding Zip2p (weakly similar to uniprot|P53061 Saccharomyces cerevisiae YGL249W ZIP2 Required for 'ZIPpering' up meiotic chromosomes during chromosome synapsis involved in meiotic recombination and disjunction), translated as MVSAMWDTSALKLRNIFEEEFGGYLEKRLRESIQLNRPTKRYLKLATRSDIDLKFHKVGKKESNGSSLVKYIIEFDTTAILVKGYIRPWNNPEWKCKAPYNSNQNVDTRSLYKEKIIVRDNVKDLFSAALTKLDLSVRLNKFDQNVHAKYRLNEDFLQPLGRTLRHSCEFPVMHSRLVQRESELYEEFLSYDLPKRQMTTMDIQFKTVKVQSFQQYKIQYIQTLTREKTSQEYTSSARLPHWQSNQIQNSSIKFLKLCCEDEDFHPLELYKLENPKADQFQRKAVYRSKPIKPKWRISDEIIKRLNWNPFKELNLPKNSELLESLRDVQVRCTSYALVFKRIPSSKIDLMVSKIPVSFRSVNAISYDQFDPKSKENVQESSQCIDSLANEETTDVDEVTNKRIMTSGKRSFINADLVSIIAAKRSKLKRLSISNGDVNPVATLNETVEQSTMSNVTFQLSDKSFHNAEEKVIIFNAEYIAKNYKLINFLHQNNFCVLEMDLGDHSDILLDASTCLILRNITSVYQKQVDSFPLLRAIQELKCKYKRVVIFLSYSERSLALDSNLAYKTQLLLNCLGGTTTHLVEETQLKLTATWISLYCGTNTPNEQQIYRMSLSKEVLQHFDINPIAIESILSLTSLEEFLSISYGKRALLYGKFLTEYQLAHIDDFVTMSWSE; from the coding sequence ATGGTTTCAGCTATGTGGGACACTTCAGCGTTAAAGTTGAGAAACATATTCGAAGAAGAGTTCGGCGGTTATTTAGAGAAGAGACTAAGAGAAAGCATACAATTGAATAGGCCGACAAAGAGGTACTTGAAATTGGCTACTCGGAGTGATATTGATTTAAAGTTTCACAAAGTCGGCAAGAAGGAATCAAATGGATCATCTTTGGTGAAATATATCATTGAATTCGATACCACTGCAATTTTAGTCAAAGGATACATCCGGCCCTGGAATAATCCGGAATGGAAATGCAAGGCACCATATAACAGCAATCAGAATGTAGATACAAGATCACtatacaaagaaaagattatAGTTAGAGATAATGTGAAAGATTTGTTCAGTGCTGCCTTAACAAAGTTGGACCTTTCTGTTAGGTTGAATAAATTCGATCAAAATGTACATGCTAAATATCGGTTAAATGAGGACTTTTTACAACCGCTAGGGAGAACACTTAGACACTCTTGTGAATTTCCAGTAATGCATAGCAGGTTGGTACAACGAGAATCGGAACTTTATGAAGAGTTTTTATCTTATGATCTTCCGAAGCGCCAGATGACAACAATGGACATACAGTTTAAAACAGTAAAGGTACAATCTTTTCAGCAGTACAAAATCCAGTACATCCAAACTTTAACGAGGGAAAAAACGAGTCAAGAATACACTTCGTCGGCCAGATTACCGCATTGGCAGTCGAATCAAATTCAGAATAGCAGTATCAAGTTTTTAAAGCTTTGTTGTGAAGATGAGGATTTTCATCCACTGGAGTTATACAAGCTTGAGAACCCCAAAGCTGATCAGTTCCAGAGGAAAGCAGTTTACAGGAGTAAGCCTATTAAGCCAAAATGGAGGATAAGTGAcgaaattatcaaaagaCTAAATTGGAATCCATTCAAAGAGTTAAACTTGCCAAAAAACTCGGAACTACTTGAATCATTAAGAGATGTACAAGTTAGATGTACGTCCTATGCGCTTgtcttcaaaagaattccaagttccaaaattgatttgatggTATCCAAAATTCCCGTTAGCTTCAGGAGTGTAAATGCTATCAGTTATGATCAGTTCGATCCAAAATCTAAAGAGAATGTCCAAGAGTCTAGTCAGTGTATTGATTCTCTTGCAAATGAGGAAACTACTGACGTCGATGAAGTGACAAACAAAAGGATAATGACAAGTGGGAAACGCTCTTTCATAAACGCAGATTTAGTAAGCATAATAGCAGCCAAACGGtccaaattgaagagaCTCTCCATATCTAATGGTGATGTTAACCCAGTTGCTACTCTGAACGAGACAGTTGAGCAATCTACAATGTCCAATGTCACTTTCCAATTAAGCGATAAAAGTTTCCATAATGCTGAAGAGAAAGTAATCATTTTTAATGCAGAGTATATTGCCAAAAACTACaagttgatcaatttcttacATCAGAACAACTTTTGTGTGCTTGAGATGGATTTGGGGGATCATTCGGATATCTTGTTAGACGCATCTACCTGTCTCATTCTTCGAAATATTACTTCAGTGTATCAGAAACAGGTCGACAGCTTCCCGTTACTCCGAGCAatacaagaattgaagTGTAAATATAAAAGAGTGGTAATCTTCTTATCGTACTCAGAACGATCGTTAGCGTTAGATTCCAACTTAGCTTACAAGACCCAACTTTTATTAAACTGTCTCGGTGGGACAACAACTCATCTAGTTGAGGAAACACAACTCAAATTAACAGCAACGTGGATTTCATTATATTGTGGTACCAATACGCCCAATGAACAGCAAATTTATCGCATGAGCCTTAGCAAAGAGGTCTTACAACATTTCGACATCAATCCAATCGCAATTGAAAGTATTCTGTCACTCACCTCATTAGAAGAATTCTTATCAATAAGTTATGGAAAAAGAGCCCTACTATATGGCAAATTTCTCACAGAATACCAACTAGCTcatattgatgattttgtGACAATGAGTTGGTCAGAGTAA
- the RPN12 gene encoding proteasome regulatory particle lid subunit RPN12 (similar to uniprot|P32496 Saccharomyces cerevisiae YFR052W RPN12 Subunit of the 19S regulatory particle of the 26S proteasome lid synthetically lethal with RPT1 which is an ATPase component of the 19S regulatory particle physically interacts with Nob1p and Rpn3p) — protein sequence MPSLPELTKGLKTAFEGKQYETCLRLLLPIKIELIKAKLLIPDIKSAKENQSYLQDLNIAKKILEIGALSSIYCEDFETFMNYYSQLSAFYFSDVKELSDSDSKFKLISLYLLILLAQNDYTKLHSEFEFLSRYVTNLEESSYLSYPVKLERLLMEGSYQKAWDLLQTGSKVEEFNVFTKTLKEAIREEIALNSEQAYSSLPLFNAKTLLFFENEKEMEAFAKERDWSVNHGVITFGNDSTPDRIESGDTVDMAIDYAVHLESIV from the coding sequence ATGCCATCGTTACCAGAGCTAACCAAGGGGTTGAAGACTGCCTTTGAGGGCAAACAATATGAAACATGTTTGAGATTACTACTTCCTATCAAgattgaattgattaaaGCAAAATTGTTAATACCTGATATCAAAAGCGCTAAGGAAAATCAAAGCTATCTACAGGATCTGAATATAGCAAAGAAGATACTTGAGATAGGAGCACTTTCAAGCATATACTGTGAGgattttgaaactttcatGAACTATTACTCACAGTTAAGCGCATTCTACTTTTCTGATGTGAAAGAATTGAGTGATTCAGATAGCAAGTTCAAGTTGATAAGTTTGTACTTATTAATCTTGCTAGCACAAAACGATTACACTAAACTTCACTCAGAATTTGAGTTTTTGAGCAGATACGTTACGAATTTGGAAGAGAGTTCGTACCTCTCTTATCCAGTAAAGTTGGAAAGACTTTTGATGGAAGGTTCTTATCAAAAGGCTTGGGATCTGTTACAAACAGGTTCTAAGGTTGAAGAGTTCAATGTTTTCACAAAGACTTTGAAAGAGGCTATAAGAGAGGAAATTGCTTTGAATTCTGAACAAGCATATAGCTCCTTACCATTGTTCAACGCTAAGACTCTACTATTCTTCGAGAATGAAAAGGAGATGGAGGCGTTCGCTAAAGAACGTGACTGGAGCGTCAACCATGGCGTTATCACATTTGGAAATGATTCAACTCCAGACAGGATAGAGAGTGGGGATACCGTGGATATGGCTATTGACTATGCTGTTCATTTAGAAAGTATTGTATAG
- the RMR1 gene encoding Rmr1p (similar to uniprot|P53060 Saccharomyces cerevisiae YGL250W Hypothetical ORF) — MSLEDQEVPRLEELSSVSVAEHVPEANEAGSSVENDENDGIETINRDEQSSSGSMSVHSDSIVSDYEDEQMIDSDEDLRNQLKGLGESVKESLPSADIPDTTLEYAGEVYPMFSKDNDNGTDNNEQQSVVIEDRSLIHMELNYLIAAIRLFLQNKHGALSLASKEILLHFPNLDLLCNEDNLYIKKMTMDDIISIFKVLRTNSLRNGEENVPSTLRIVASLQPRFVSRYNDLVEVMDNNGSFAVVHGFSNDESHPVFVDEGNQDGSNFTGGRSSEVIVMDSDEASLKDSDSDIEIIN, encoded by the coding sequence ATGAGCTTGGAGGATCAAGAGGTACCTCGGCTGGAAGAGCTTTCCTCCGTATCAGTTGCGGAACATGTTCCCGAAGCAAACGAAGCTGGTTCTTCTGTTGAAAATGACGAAAACGATGGTATTGAAACTATTAATAGGGACGAACAATCAAGCAGTGGTTCTATGAGCGTTCACAGCGATAGTATAGTCAGTGATTATGAGGACGAGCAGATGATTGATTCTGATGAGGACTTACGGAACCAGTTGAAAGGGTTAGGTGAAAGCGTAAAGGAATCCCTTCCTTCAGCAGATATCCCCGATACGACATTGGAATATGCAGGAGAAGTCTATCCCATGTTTTCTaaagataatgataatggTACAGATAATAATGAGCAGCAAAGCGTTGTTATTGAGGACAGATCACTGATTCATATGGAGCTTAATTATTTAATTGCTGCAATCAGATTGTTTTTACAGAACAAACACGGGGCATTGTCACTAGCATCCAAGGAAATACTACTTCACTTTCCCAACCTTGACTTGCTGTGTAACGAGGATAATCTCTACATCAAAAAGATGACTATGGACGACATTATTTCCATTTTTAAAGTGCTACGCACGAATTCTTTAAGAAACGGTGAAGAGAACGTTCCTTCTACACTTCGAATTGTAGCAAGTTTGCAACCAAGGTTCGTGTCTAGATACAACGATTTGGTCGAAGTAATGGACAATAATGGGAGCTTTGCAGTGGTGCATGGCTTTTCCAATGATGAGAGTCATCCAGTGTTTGTGGATGAAGGAAATCAAGATGGCTCCAATTTTACTGGCGGCCGCAGTTCTGAAGTTATTGTGATGGACTCTGATGAGGCTAGTCTGAAGGATTCGGATTCggatattgaaataataaACTAA
- the HFM1 gene encoding DNA helicase (similar to uniprot|P51979 Saccharomyces cerevisiae YGL251C HFM1 Meiosis specific DNA helicase involved in the conversion of double-stranded breaks to later recombination intermediates and in crossover control catalyzes the unwinding of Holliday junctions has ssDNA and dsDNA stimulated ATPase activity) encodes MSKEYEISSSNTSNDTTFQLNFSNSLTRPLRKKPKIATLQKDPVNEIRLLPVSVLPDSAQCIFPFENFNRMQTESFENIYRSNENCIVTSPTGSGKTVLFELAILNAMNRLDRPSSVKVLYIAPTKSLCNEKYQQWKSKFIMLSVGMLTSDTSFTELEKVKAANIIICTPEKWDVITRKWTDYPQFFAILSLVLVDEIHILQEHRGSTLEVILTRMNSMCQNLRIVAVSATIPNIHDIADWLKTGGPTGVPAKVLAFDDSYRQVVLRHHVYSFYNKFNNEFQMDALFNTRLVELINKHSKGKPVLIFCPTRQSTIVTARHIALHDHEMNNTSSKRSNIKLQDKQLSEIAQKGIAFHHAGLSMTDRSVIEDKFTNGDIKVLCSTSTLAVGVNLPAYLVIIKGTRMWSINGSQEYSTLDILQMIGRAGRPQFETEGTALILTDEGSQEKYENLLKGTSTLESCLHLNLAENIVAEIALNSITSIKSAMNWLKNTFFYRRYLKNPAHYSVIRSSILTSDAECQLTHFCERTLKDLLSYKIILDNNGNLCASGYGQAMTRHYILGDTVKNIIRSNTSLKSLEVLKILANASEFDSIRLKHNEKKLYREINANPLLRYPFTDKKKQLMSITSKEQKISLLIQYELSGLEYPSYKDAQKHHQTLVQDKMLVFRHAPRVLKCMIDCFIEKYDGDSLKSTLFLLRSVAGKGWEDTPMILRQLNTIGLVSLRKLVSHGVCTFADMEKLTEQQIEYYLSLRPGNGYKIKSDLQMIPLLSLEYSVEEKTVTQNAIHVSFKVEVQANFKSASWHGQQLCMLIMLKTDTGILIDFRRTFLSKLKTPKAFRITIQVDRNTNFIEFVYSCEQIGGSNREIRYYLSNGCYDDMPKYSNVLEQIDSNQTGSFQTSINYSDARETINNETDDDEELLNLLAEKNNSNANNERQEDCDRSLLDNGNMKCHHTCKDKSTCRHLCCREGIPRNTRRKASKQSMIKHTESVQQEEPSSSKDARNDLQKGLSSSKSMLPNLDECQQMEPEPVLENPINSLPKVSSAQQTQKITYIIPSSSPKQSSPFDTSLSDTQDADLLNFLGSDIELG; translated from the coding sequence ATGTCGAAAGAGTATGAAATTAGTAGCTCCAACACTTCAAATGATACCACATTCCAGCTTAATTTCTCGAATTCTTTGACTCGTCCATTAAGGAAAAAACCCAAAATCGCAACATTACAAAAGGACCCTGTTAATGAAATCCGTTTGTTACCTGTTTCAGTGCTACCGGACTCTGCTCAGTGTATATTCCCTTTCGAAAATTTTAATAGAATGCAGACTGAATCGTTCGAAAACATCTACCGATCCAATGAAAACTGCATCGTCACCTCCCCAACAGGATCCGGAAAGACAGTCTTATTTGAATTAGCCATTTTAAACGCAATGAACAGGCTCGATAGACCTTCTTCGGTAAAGGTGCTTTATATTGCACCTACTAAATCGTTATGCAACGAGAAGTATCAACAGTGGAAATCGAAGTTTATCATGTTATCAGTTGGAATGTTGACAAGTGATACTTCCTTCacagaattggaaaaagtAAAAGCCGCAAACATCATCATATGTACACCTGAGAAATGGGATGTTATAACAAGGAAATGGACAGATTATCCTCAGTTCTTTGCCATATTGAGCCTTGTGTTGGTAGATGAGATTCATATTTTGCAGGAGCATCGTGGAAGTACATTGGAAGTTATTCTTACTAGAATGAATTCAATGTGTCAAAATTTGAGAATAGTTGCTGTAAGTGCAACCATTCCTAATATACATGATATTGCTGACTGGTTGAAAACTGGAGGACCTACTGGCGTTCCAGCAAAAGTACTAGCCTTTGATGACAGTTACCGACAGGTGGTGTTAAGACATCACGTTTATTCATTCTAcaataaattcaataatgaaTTCCAAATGGACGCTTTGTTTAATACAAGATTGGTCGAACTCATTAACAAGCACAGCAAAGGAAAACCTGTTCTAATTTTTTGCCCCACCAGACAATCGACCATTGTAACAGCAAGACACATCGCCCTACATGACCACGAAATGAATAACACCAGTAGTAAACGTTCAAATATTAAACTACAGGACAAACAATTAAGCGAGATTGCACAGAAGGGAATTGCTTTCCACCATGCCGGATTGTCAATGACGGATAGGAGCGTGATTGAAGACAAATTCACCAACGGTGACATAAAAGTGTTGTGTTCGACTTCAACTTTGGCTGTCGGAGTCAATTTACCAGCTTATTTGGTTATTATTAAAGGTACAAGGATGTGGTCCATCAACGGTTCCCAAGAATATTCAACTCTAGACATTTTACAGATGATCGGAAGAGCAGGAAGACCACAGTTTGAAACAGAAGGGACCGCATTGATCTTAACGGACGAAGGATCCCAAGAAAAATACGAGAATCTTTTGAAGGGAACCTCCACCTTAGAGAGTTGTTTGCATTTGAATCTAGCCGAAAACATTGTTGCTGAAATTGCACTAAATTCTATTACATCGATAAAATCTGCGAtgaattggttgaaaaaCACTTTCTTTTATAGACGATATCTTAAGAATCCAGCTCATTATAGTGTTATTAGAAGCAGTATACTGACTTCGGACGCTGAATGCCAGTTAACTCATTTTTGTGAACGAACACTAAAggatcttctttcttataAAATAATCCTTGACAACAACGGAAATTTGTGTGCTTCTGGATATGGACAGGCAATGACTAGGCACTATATCCTTGGAGATACGGTCAAAAACATCATAAGATCAAACACATCACTAAAGTCGCTTGAGGTACTTAAAATATTGGCCAATGCTAGCGAATTTGATAGTATTCGTTTGAAGCATAATGAGAAGAAATTGTATCGAGAAATCAATGCAAATCCTCTTTTGCGGTACCCATTTACagataagaagaaacagcTAATGTCAATAACTTCTAAAGAACAGAAAATTTCGTTATTAATCCAGTACGAATTAAGCGGTTTAGAGTATCCTTCTTACAAAGATGCACAAAAACATCACCAAACATTAGTTCAGGATAAGATGCTTGTTTTCAGACATGCTCCTCGAGTACTCAAATGTATGATTGATTGCTTTATTGAGAAATATGATGGagattcattgaaaagtactttatttcttttgcGTAGTGTCGCCGGTAAAGGTTGGGAGGATACTCCGATGATCTTAAGACAACTAAACACCATTGGTTTGGTATCACTACGGAAATTAGTGAGTCACGGAGTATGTACATTTGCAGATATGGAAAAACTCACAGAACAACAGATCGAATATTATCTCAGTTTGCGACCAGGCAACGGatataaaatcaaaagtGACTTACAAATGATTCCTTTATTATCGCTCGAATACAGTGTAGAAGAAAAGACGGTAACTCAAAACGCAATCCATGTTTCATTTAAAGTAGAAGTACAAGCCAATTTTAAATCTGCATCTTGGCATGGTCAACAACTTTGTATGCTGATCATGTTGAAGACTGATACAGGCATATTAATAGATTTTCGGCGAACGTTCTTGAGTAAGTTAAAGACACCCAAAGCCTTCAGAATAACCATCCAGGTAGACAGAAACACGAATTTTATCGAGTTTGTCTATTCATGTGAGCAAATAGGCGGATCAAATCGTGAAATCAGGTACTATTTGAGTAATGGGTGCTATGACGATATGCCAAAATATTCGAATGTACTTGAACAGATTGATTCAAACCAAACTGGCTCTTTCCAAACTTCAATAAATTACAGTGACGCCAGGGAAACTATAAACAATGAaacagatgatgatgaagagctATTAAATTTGTTAGCGGAGAAAAATAATTCAAATGCTAACAATGAACGACAAGAAGACTGCGACAGATCTCTATTGGATAATGGAAACATGAAATGTCACCATACTTGCAAGGACAAGTCAACTTGCCGCCATCTTTGTTGCCGGGAAGGAATTCCTAGAAACACCAGGCGTAAGGCATCGAAACAGAGCATGATAAAGCATACTGAGAGTGTGCAGCAAGAAGAACCATCATCATCTAAGGATGCAAGAAACGATTTGCAGAAAGGATTATCTTCCTCCAAGAGTATGCTCCCTAACCTTGACGAATGTCAGCAAATGGAGCCAGAGCCGGTTCTGGAAAATCCAATAAATTCCCTTCCCAAGGTGTCTTCAGCGCAGCAGACACAAAAGATCACATATATAATACCCTCAAGTTCCCCTAAACAGAGTAGCCCTTTCGATACATCGTTGTCTGACACTCAAGATGCAGATTTGCTAAACTTCTTAGGATCCGACATTGAATTGGGCTAA
- a CDS encoding hexokinase (highly similar to uniprot|P04807 Saccharomyces cerevisiae YGL253W HXK2 Hexokinase isoenzyme 2 catalyzes phosphorylation of glucose in the cytosol predominate hexokinase during growth on glucose functions in the nucleus to repress expression of HXK1 and GLK1 and to induce expression of its own gene), whose protein sequence is MVRLGPKKPPARKGSMADVPANLMEQIHGLETLFTVSSEKMRSIVKHFISELDKGLSKKGGNIPMIPGWVVEYPTGKETGDFLALDLGGTNLRVVLVKLGGNHDFDTTQNKYRLPDHLRTGTSEQLWSFIAKCLKEFVDEWYPDGVSEPLPLGFTFSYPASQKKINSGVLQRWTKGFDIEGVEGHDVVPMLQEQIEKLNIPINVVALINDTTGTLVASLYTDPQTKMGIIIGTGVNGAYYDVVSGIEKLEGLLPEDIGPDSPMAINCEYGSFDNEHLVLPRTKYDVIIDEESPRPGQQAFEKMTSGYYLGEIMRLVLLDLYDSGFIFKDQDISKLKEAYVMDTSYPSKIEDDPFENLEDTDDLFKTNLNIETTVVERKLIRKLAELVGTRAARLTVCGVSAICDKRGYKTAHIAADGSVFNRYPGYKEKAAQALKDIYNWDVEKMEDHPIQLVAAEDGSGVGAAIIACLTQKRLAAGKSVGIKGE, encoded by the coding sequence CCATGGCAGATGTGCCAGCTAATTTGATGGAACAAATCCACGGTTTGGAAACTTTGTTCACCGTCTCTTCAGAAAAAATGAGAAGCATTGTCAAGCATTTCATCAGTGAATTGGACAAAGGTTTGTCCAAAAAGGGTGGTAACATTCCTATGATTCCAGGTTGGGTTGTTGAGTATCCAACTGGTAAGGAAACTGGTGATTTCTTAGCTCTTGATTTGGGTGGTACCAACTTGAGAGTTGTGTTGGTTAAATTGGGTGGTAATCATGATTTCGACACCACTCAAAACAAGTACAGATTACCAGACCATTTGAGAACTGGTACTTCTGAACAATTGTGGTCATTTATTGCAAAGTGTTTGAAGGAATTCGTCGATGAATGGTACCCAGATGGTGTTTCTGAACCATTGCCATTGGGTTTCACTTTCTCATACCCTGCatctcaaaagaagatcaattCCGGTGTGTTGCAACGTTGGACCAAGGGTTTCGATATTGAAGGTGTTGAAGGTCACGATGTTGTTCCAATGCTACAAGAACAGATTGAAAAGCTGAATATCCCAATCAATGTCGTTGCATTGATCAACGATACCACTGGTACCTTGGTTGCCTCTTTGTACACTGATCCTCAAACTAAGATGGGTATCATTATCGGTACTGGTGTCAACGGTGCTTACTACGATGTTGTTTCTGGTATTGAGAAATTGGAAGGTTTGTTGCCAGAAGATATCGGTCCAGATTCTCCAATGGCAATCAACTGTGAATATGGTTCCTTCGATAACGAACATTTGGTGTTGCCAAGAACCAAATACGATGTTATAatcgatgaagaatctCCAAGACCAGGTCAACAAGCTTTCGAAAAGATGACTTCTGGTTACTATCTAGGTGAAATCATGCGTCTAGTACTATTGGACTTGTACGACAGTGGTTTCATCTTTAAGGACCAAGATATCTCCAAGTTGAAAGAGGCTTACGTCATGGACACCAGTTATCCATCTAAGATCGAAGATGATCCATTCGAAAACTTGGAAGACACTGACGATCTGTTCAAGACTAACTTGAACATCGAAACTACCGTTGTTGAGAGAAAGTTGATTAGAAAATTAGCCGAATTGGTCGGAACAAGAGCTGCAAGATTGACTGTTTGTGGTGTTTCTGCTATCTGTGACAAGAGAGGCTACAAGACTGCTCACATTGCAGCTGATGGTTCTGTCTTCAACAGATACCCAGGTTACAAGGAAAAGGCCGCTCAAGCCTTGAAGGATATCTACAACTGGGATGTCGAAAAGATGGAAGACCACCCAATCCAATTGGTGGCTGCTGAAGATGGTTCCGGTGTTGGTGCTGCTATCATTGCTTGTTTGACTCAAAAGAGATTGGCTGCCGGTAAGTCTGTTGGTATTAAAGGCGAATAG